From one Caldithrix abyssi DSM 13497 genomic stretch:
- a CDS encoding response regulator transcription factor, with translation MGETNKILIIEDDPKIVNLLEIHLSDLGFMVETAIDGQSGLEKALENSYKMIVLDLMLPELDGIEVCRRIRQENRFTPILMLTARSEEFDKVLGLEIGADDYITKPFSVREFIARVKVILRRIEVEKEKNSDDKNQTLIELGNLLIDTEQHKVILDGRPLELTAKEFDLLVLFARHPGKIYNRETLLELVWGYHYEGYEHTVNSHINRLRNKIESDPTKPKFIKTLWGVGYRFEIPEEITS, from the coding sequence ATGGGCGAAACCAATAAGATTCTAATCATTGAAGACGATCCCAAAATTGTCAATTTACTGGAAATTCACCTGAGCGATCTGGGCTTTATGGTAGAGACGGCTATTGACGGACAGAGCGGTCTGGAAAAGGCGCTGGAGAACTCTTACAAAATGATCGTACTTGATTTGATGTTGCCTGAATTAGATGGTATTGAAGTGTGTCGTCGAATCCGTCAGGAGAACCGATTTACGCCCATTTTAATGTTAACGGCCAGGTCGGAAGAATTTGATAAGGTGCTTGGACTGGAAATTGGCGCAGATGATTACATTACCAAACCTTTTAGTGTTCGGGAATTTATTGCCCGCGTAAAAGTGATTTTAAGACGCATTGAGGTGGAAAAAGAAAAGAACTCAGACGATAAGAATCAGACCTTAATTGAACTGGGCAACCTGCTGATAGATACCGAGCAGCACAAAGTGATTTTAGATGGACGTCCCCTTGAGTTGACCGCCAAAGAATTTGACCTGCTGGTACTGTTTGCTCGCCATCCTGGCAAAATTTACAACCGTGAAACCCTGCTGGAGTTGGTGTGGGGGTATCATTACGAGGGCTACGAACACACCGTTAATTCGCACATCAATCGATTACGCAACAAAATCGAAAGCGACCCTACCAAACCCAAATTCATTAAAACCCTGTGGGGGGTGGGCTACCGCTTCGAAATTCCTGAGGAAATAACTTCATGA
- a CDS encoding sensor histidine kinase — MKSFFNSFYVRLSAVFLILLVILGGLQIGFTLQTWNKYHKEADQRLNLNLASDMARELEPLLKDSSDIANIGHTIHYMMVLNPKIEIYLLDEQGKILAFFADPQKKVKARYVSLEPIQQFLAGSYHSPILGEDPRHPGVMKPFSAAPLKIGKNINGFLYIILGGELYDSAINTIRESYLTQTIIKGLVVTLVFTAFIGLLLFFFLTKRLHQMNEVVKSFENGQLDQRIKTSARDELGQLAHSFNRMAEKIVANIEELKNTDRLRRELIANISHDLRTPLASIRGYLETIQMKSEHLTNEEYEEYLRIISETAEGMQGLVEQLFELSKLEARQIKPHFEPFSIKDLIYDVAMKFQHVAEKKRMAIKISAPDGLPQVYADLRLMERALTNLVENAVNYTPPGGAVIICASRQNEQVLIEIMDTGRGIAPEDLPLVFERFFRGRKVHGENANGSGLGLAITKKIIELHQSNITVESKLNEGSKFYFGLQVWQGS, encoded by the coding sequence ATGAAATCATTTTTCAATTCGTTTTACGTTCGGCTTTCGGCCGTATTTTTGATTTTGCTGGTCATTCTGGGTGGGCTACAAATTGGTTTTACATTGCAAACATGGAATAAATATCATAAAGAAGCCGATCAGCGTTTAAATTTGAATTTAGCCTCCGACATGGCGCGAGAGCTGGAACCGCTGCTAAAAGATAGTAGCGATATTGCCAATATTGGGCACACCATTCATTACATGATGGTGCTCAATCCTAAAATTGAAATTTACCTGCTGGATGAACAGGGAAAAATTTTAGCCTTTTTTGCCGATCCGCAAAAAAAAGTAAAAGCCCGTTACGTTTCGCTGGAACCTATTCAACAATTTTTGGCAGGTTCGTACCACAGCCCGATTTTAGGTGAGGACCCACGTCATCCAGGTGTGATGAAGCCCTTTTCAGCAGCCCCTCTCAAAATCGGGAAAAATATAAACGGCTTTCTGTACATCATTCTGGGGGGGGAACTGTACGATTCGGCCATTAACACCATTCGCGAAAGCTATTTGACGCAAACCATCATTAAAGGGCTGGTGGTCACCTTGGTTTTTACCGCTTTTATTGGTTTGCTTTTATTTTTCTTTTTAACCAAGCGCCTGCACCAGATGAATGAAGTGGTTAAAAGTTTTGAAAACGGCCAGTTAGATCAACGCATTAAAACCAGCGCCAGGGATGAATTGGGTCAGTTAGCCCATTCTTTTAACCGCATGGCTGAAAAGATTGTGGCCAATATTGAAGAACTGAAAAATACCGATCGCCTGCGACGTGAATTGATTGCCAATATTTCGCACGATTTACGAACGCCGCTGGCTTCCATTCGCGGCTACCTGGAAACCATTCAAATGAAAAGCGAACACCTGACCAACGAAGAATACGAAGAATACTTGCGAATTATTTCGGAAACCGCCGAAGGCATGCAGGGACTGGTCGAGCAGTTGTTTGAACTTTCTAAATTAGAGGCCAGGCAAATTAAACCGCATTTTGAGCCATTCTCCATTAAAGACCTGATTTACGACGTGGCGATGAAATTCCAACACGTGGCCGAAAAGAAACGCATGGCTATTAAAATTTCCGCGCCAGATGGTTTGCCGCAGGTTTATGCGGATCTTAGGCTCATGGAACGAGCTCTGACCAATTTGGTGGAAAACGCAGTGAACTACACTCCGCCTGGCGGCGCCGTGATCATTTGCGCTTCCAGGCAAAACGAACAGGTATTAATTGAAATTATGGACACTGGCCGGGGTATTGCCCCTGAAGACCTGCCCCTGGTGTTTGAACGCTTTTTCCGTGGTCGAAAAGTGCATGGTGAAAATGCCAATGGTTCAGGCCTGGGCCTGGCTATTACCAAAAAGATTATTGAGCTGCATCAAAGTAACATTACTGTGGAGAGCAAACTCAACGAGGGAAGTAAATTTTATTTTGGTTTACAAGTATGGCAGGGAAGTTAG
- a CDS encoding response regulator transcription factor, translating to MHILIAEDEQSLAHSLRRSFEAEGYTASVVYDGQAVLDFLEQNKTIDLLLLDWRMPRASGFEVCKTLRAQENKIPIILLTALNDISNKVEALNAGADDYITKPFAFKELIARINAVLRRVQSSKEVLKFGSCILNVVNHEIHSPKGKTKLSEKEFELFYYFIQRKNSIITRDQIARDIWNLNFLPTTNFIEATIKNLRKKLAEITDCHHIKTVYGEGYTFIDD from the coding sequence ATGCACATTTTAATAGCAGAGGATGAGCAAAGTCTGGCGCATTCGTTGCGTAGAAGTTTTGAAGCGGAGGGCTACACCGCTTCGGTGGTGTACGATGGACAGGCTGTTCTGGACTTTCTGGAACAAAATAAGACCATCGATCTTCTTTTATTAGATTGGAGAATGCCCAGAGCAAGCGGCTTCGAGGTTTGTAAAACATTACGCGCCCAGGAAAATAAAATACCGATCATTCTCTTAACAGCCCTGAACGATATTTCCAACAAGGTGGAAGCGTTAAACGCGGGCGCCGACGATTACATTACCAAGCCGTTTGCTTTTAAAGAACTAATCGCCCGTATAAACGCTGTTTTACGCCGCGTTCAAAGCAGCAAAGAAGTTTTGAAATTCGGCAGCTGCATTTTGAATGTGGTCAATCATGAAATCCACTCGCCTAAAGGGAAGACTAAACTATCTGAAAAAGAGTTCGAGTTGTTTTATTATTTTATACAACGTAAAAACTCCATCATCACGCGCGATCAAATTGCCAGAGATATCTGGAATTTAAACTTTTTACCAACGACCAATTTCATTGAAGCGACGATCAAGAATCTAAGAAAAAAACTTGCAGAAATTACCGATTGCCATCATATCAAGACCGTTTATGGAGAAGGATACACCTTCATCGATGATTAA
- a CDS encoding DoxX family protein, which produces MKEFYLKYKNFIQNLTDLPPLFFRLILSYGFFEPALKKLNNIDSIAQWFASMNYPFPTLNAYLAGITEFSGSILLLLGLGTRLISLPLMFVMLVAIFTVHLGNGFAAGNNGFEIPLYYLLMLFSLTVSGAGKFSLDHVLGKKIGAK; this is translated from the coding sequence ATGAAAGAATTCTATCTTAAATACAAAAATTTTATTCAAAATTTGACGGATTTGCCGCCTCTTTTTTTCAGGCTTATTTTGAGTTACGGTTTTTTTGAACCAGCTCTAAAAAAGTTGAATAACATCGATTCCATAGCTCAATGGTTTGCCAGCATGAATTATCCATTCCCCACGTTAAACGCCTATCTTGCCGGCATTACGGAATTTTCGGGCTCCATTCTTTTGCTTTTAGGTCTGGGCACGCGTTTAATTTCTTTACCGTTGATGTTTGTGATGCTGGTGGCCATTTTTACCGTGCATCTGGGCAATGGATTTGCAGCCGGAAACAATGGTTTTGAAATCCCTCTTTATTATCTGTTAATGCTGTTTAGCCTGACGGTCAGCGGCGCCGGTAAATTCAGCCTGGACCATGTGTTGGGTAAAAAAATCGGCGCGAAATAA
- a CDS encoding DNA-binding domain-containing protein, whose translation MSLSAETRQLMEKMYGYILSGSEVSIPGTDAQRMTHYRRLVRNIFSDTLRRAFPITVEILTSAEWDALLEAYMREARPQTPYIWKMPYEFYAFVVEKDYAGEFKRPYLDDLLFFEWIEIDVFTMPDQPLPEFRSEGDFLKEKIALNPDHKIIELEYPVHKMAADETPPFRGQYFVLVFRELDSGQVKFVEISPLLALVWQHLQEKRQTGQEAIESVVELLGETTYEQLTPVILPFFNDMLLQGAVLGFSA comes from the coding sequence ATGTCGCTCTCCGCTGAAACCAGACAATTGATGGAAAAGATGTACGGCTATATTTTAAGTGGAAGCGAAGTTTCCATTCCGGGAACCGACGCGCAGCGCATGACGCATTATCGGCGTCTGGTGCGCAATATTTTTTCCGACACGCTGAGGCGCGCTTTTCCCATTACCGTTGAAATTTTAACTTCGGCCGAGTGGGATGCGCTCCTCGAAGCTTATATGCGCGAAGCCAGACCGCAAACGCCTTACATCTGGAAAATGCCTTATGAATTTTATGCGTTCGTTGTGGAAAAAGATTATGCCGGCGAATTTAAACGTCCCTATCTGGATGATCTTTTATTTTTTGAATGGATCGAAATCGATGTGTTTACCATGCCCGATCAGCCGCTTCCTGAATTCCGTTCGGAAGGCGACTTTTTAAAGGAAAAGATTGCGCTCAATCCTGATCATAAGATCATTGAACTGGAGTATCCGGTACACAAGATGGCGGCCGATGAAACGCCACCGTTTCGGGGACAATATTTTGTGCTTGTATTTCGTGAACTGGATTCGGGCCAGGTTAAGTTTGTAGAAATCTCTCCGCTTCTGGCTCTTGTCTGGCAACATCTGCAGGAAAAAAGACAGACTGGTCAGGAAGCCATTGAAAGCGTAGTCGAATTGTTAGGCGAAACAACTTACGAACAATTAACGCCCGTGATTTTACCGTTTTTCAACGATATGTTGTTACAGGGCGCCGTTCTCGGTTTTAGCGCCTGA
- a CDS encoding DUF692 domain-containing protein, with amino-acid sequence MIQGAGLGLRRDITEELVSLQTNKPAFLEFAPENWMGMGGFWRKQLEKAAEEYPLVCHGLSLSLGSDEALDWNFLKQLKQFFNEFPVIHYSEHLSFSKCQNAHFYDLLPIPFREDAVKHVVERIKQVQDFLGRKIAIENVSYYTTAAPEMDESTFIRSIVEEADCHLLLDVNNVYVNAFNHGFDAREFIRSLPLERVSNIHMAGHEKVSPDLIIDTHGQPIIDPVYDLFEWTIKHLPPVPVLLERDFNIPEIEELQTELGNLSAIMEKEWEKKHVALR; translated from the coding sequence ATGATTCAAGGCGCAGGACTGGGACTAAGAAGAGATATAACAGAAGAGCTGGTCAGTTTGCAAACCAATAAACCAGCCTTTCTGGAATTTGCCCCTGAAAACTGGATGGGCATGGGCGGATTCTGGAGAAAACAATTAGAAAAAGCGGCAGAAGAATATCCACTCGTGTGCCATGGACTGTCTCTTTCGCTGGGAAGCGATGAAGCGCTGGACTGGAATTTTCTGAAACAGTTAAAGCAGTTCTTCAATGAGTTTCCGGTTATCCACTATTCAGAACATTTGAGCTTTAGTAAATGTCAGAACGCGCATTTTTACGACTTGTTGCCCATCCCTTTTCGGGAAGATGCGGTTAAACATGTAGTCGAACGCATTAAGCAGGTGCAGGATTTTTTAGGCCGCAAAATTGCCATCGAAAATGTTAGCTACTACACCACCGCCGCGCCGGAAATGGATGAATCAACGTTCATTCGGTCGATTGTGGAAGAGGCCGACTGCCATCTTTTGCTGGACGTCAATAATGTGTACGTCAATGCATTCAATCACGGTTTTGATGCCAGGGAATTTATCCGCAGCCTGCCGCTGGAACGCGTGAGCAACATCCACATGGCCGGGCACGAAAAGGTAAGCCCGGATTTGATAATCGACACACATGGGCAGCCGATCATTGATCCTGTGTACGATTTGTTCGAATGGACCATTAAACACCTGCCGCCGGTGCCCGTTTTATTGGAGCGTGACTTTAATATTCCTGAAATTGAGGAATTACAGACGGAACTCGGGAACCTCTCGGCCATTATGGAAAAAGAATGGGAGAAAAAACATGTCGCTCTCCGCTGA
- a CDS encoding sensor histidine kinase translates to MIKYFSHSSRRIILFNTFTMLIFYVVFNVFFLFLLNRHLEKEIDNGLIHEIDHFHIALGVENDSIYFKNKEELQERGLREITEKPYFLRILNKSGHVLFQSPNLKYLSDIPIHLPINIDTLTFVNHSVEHYSLRTCYAPIKKDNKVYGYIQLSTLKSAGKKVFTDILFFDILTFPLVLLVILGISFMNAHQYLAPIRKIIQITKHISATDLSKRIDYEADPSDEIGQLRDTLNHLFDRLENQIKQIAQFTDNAAHQLLSPLTVMKTELELLTRREHTNPDCVNSFNVLIQQTDRMIRIINTLLIISRNDNIQSVPLSIISLKKVIQFIKNHYTQRVTFKIQRGNFFLKGNPEYFLMALQNLIDNALKYSDENSEVIVKIFKVGSILKIQVIDQGIGIPDEEKERIFERFYRSDKANHQKGFGLGLSLVQSVVKQIDGSIQVRDNQPRGTIFELSFPLLKLE, encoded by the coding sequence ATGATTAAATATTTTTCTCACAGTAGTCGGCGAATTATTTTATTCAATACTTTTACCATGCTCATTTTTTACGTGGTGTTTAATGTCTTTTTCCTTTTTCTGCTTAACCGTCACCTGGAAAAGGAAATCGACAACGGACTGATCCATGAAATCGACCATTTTCATATTGCACTGGGAGTTGAAAACGACTCCATTTATTTTAAAAATAAAGAGGAGTTGCAGGAACGCGGTTTGCGCGAGATAACCGAAAAGCCATACTTTTTGCGAATTCTGAATAAATCTGGTCACGTCCTCTTTCAGAGCCCCAATCTCAAATATCTATCGGATATCCCGATACATCTTCCTATAAATATTGACACGTTAACCTTTGTCAATCATTCTGTCGAGCACTACTCTTTACGCACCTGTTACGCGCCTATTAAAAAAGACAACAAAGTATATGGATATATCCAGCTTTCTACTCTCAAATCGGCAGGGAAGAAAGTTTTTACCGACATTCTGTTTTTTGATATCCTGACCTTCCCTCTTGTTTTGTTGGTTATATTGGGCATTTCCTTTATGAACGCTCACCAGTACCTGGCGCCCATCCGTAAGATTATTCAGATTACCAAACACATTTCGGCCACTGATCTTTCAAAACGCATTGATTATGAAGCCGATCCCTCTGACGAGATAGGACAACTGCGCGACACGCTCAATCATTTATTTGATCGACTGGAAAATCAGATTAAACAAATCGCTCAGTTTACAGACAACGCCGCCCATCAGTTGTTGTCGCCGCTTACGGTTATGAAAACCGAATTGGAACTTCTGACGCGCCGTGAACACACCAATCCCGACTGTGTCAACAGCTTTAACGTGTTAATCCAACAAACCGATCGGATGATCCGCATCATTAATACGCTGTTAATTATTTCTCGCAATGACAACATCCAATCCGTACCTTTATCCATCATCTCTCTTAAAAAAGTCATTCAATTCATAAAAAATCATTACACGCAACGCGTAACCTTCAAAATTCAAAGGGGCAATTTTTTTCTCAAAGGGAATCCAGAATATTTCTTAATGGCCTTACAAAACCTGATTGACAACGCTTTAAAATACTCCGATGAGAACAGCGAGGTTATCGTAAAAATTTTTAAAGTGGGCTCGATCTTAAAGATTCAGGTTATTGATCAAGGCATTGGCATCCCGGACGAAGAGAAAGAGCGTATTTTTGAACGCTTTTATCGAAGCGATAAAGCTAACCATCAAAAAGGGTTCGGGTTGGGGCTGAGCCTGGTGCAAAGCGTGGTTAAACAGATAGATGGGAGCATTCAAGTTAGAGACAACCAACCTAGAGGCACCATTTTTGAGCTGAGTTTCCCTTTGTTAAAATTAGAATAA